A stretch of Eubalaena glacialis isolate mEubGla1 chromosome 10, mEubGla1.1.hap2.+ XY, whole genome shotgun sequence DNA encodes these proteins:
- the LOC133099471 gene encoding LOW QUALITY PROTEIN: transcription factor E2F6-like (The sequence of the model RefSeq protein was modified relative to this genomic sequence to represent the inferred CDS: deleted 1 base in 1 codon), with translation MSQQRPARKLPSLLVDPAEETVRRRCRDPINVEGLLPSKIRINLEDNVQYVSMRKALKVKRPRFDVSLVYLTRKFMDLVRSAPGGILDLNKVATKLGVRKRRVYDITNVLDGIDLVEKKSKNHIRWIGSDLSNFGAVPQQKKLQEELSDLSAMEDALDELIKDCAQQLFKLTDDKENGRLAYVTYQDIHSIQAFHEQIVIAVKAPAETRLDVPAPREDSITVHIRSTKGPIDVYLCEVEQDHSGHKVSDGVGASSSESRHPERPPAEKEENPPQQSEELLEVSN, from the exons ATGAGTCAGCAGCGGCCGGCGCGGAAGCTGCCCAGCCTGCTCGTGGACCCGGCGGAGGAGACGGTGCGACGCCGCTGCCGAGAC CCCATCAACGTGGAGGGCCTGCTGCCATCAAAAATAAGGATTAATTTAGAAGATAATGTACAATATGTGTCCATGAGAAAAGCTCTGAAAGTGAAGAGACCTCGTTTTGATGTATCACTGGTTTATTTAACTCGAAAATTTATGGATCTTGTCAGATCTGCTCCTGGGGGTATTCTTGACTTAAACAAGGTTGCAACAAAACTAGGAGTACGAAAACGAAGAGTGTATGACATCACCAATGTTTTGGATGGAATTGATCTTGTTGAAAAAAAGTCTAAGAACCATATTCGATGGATCGGATCTGATCTTAGCAATTTTGGAGCAGTGCCCCAACAGAAGAAGCTGCAGGAGGAACTTTCTGATTTATCGGCGATGGAAGATGCTCTGGATGAGTTAATTAAGGATTGTGCTCAGCAGTTGTTCAAGTTAACAGACgacaaagaaaatggaagacTAGCATATGTGACGTATCAAGATATTCATAGCATTCAAGCCTTCCATGAACAGATTGTAATTGCAGTTAAGGCTCCGGCAGAAACCAGATTGGATGTTCCAGCGCCCAGAGAAGATTCTATCACAGTACATATCAGGAGCACTAAAGGGCCTATTGATGTTTATCTATGTGAAGTGGAGCAGGATCACTCAGGTCATAAAGTGTCGGACGGTGTAGGGGCCTCTTCGTCTGAAAGCAGACATCCAGAGCGCCCTCCcgctgagaaagaagaaaatcctccACAGCAAAGTGAAGAACTGCTTGAAGTGAGCAATTGA